A section of the Citrus sinensis cultivar Valencia sweet orange chromosome 8, DVS_A1.0, whole genome shotgun sequence genome encodes:
- the LOC102613111 gene encoding ABSCISIC ACID-INSENSITIVE 5-like protein 1 isoform X8 — translation MAFSDAPSVAYGGAQQQESPNDQESQSRIEKSLEEQLASPLNKQGSIFSLTLDEIQLKSGKSVGSMNMDEFLANLWNNVDENQVTSQPPDNNNNNNNQDNEPIMGNKLVVETVEPAATLTRQNSFSIPILLCKKTVEEVWSEIQKDQQPQRRCHVEPPQRQPTFGEITLEEFLVKAGVVQEPATKPCPQSHSPPIHRSNNDSNNNNNTCLGSAYGMGLGPSACTMMALGFSATQPSMGSNLLVNGYAAYPIYTAPTELVGQLASTDSNNGDDKEKSQGMMLEAVGPKGNRKRIIDGPHEVVVERRQRRMIKNRESAARSRARKQAYTVELELELTQLKAENDKLKEAVELERKRVQELVMF, via the exons ATGGCATTTTCTGATGCACCAAGTGTTGCTTACGGAGGCGCCCAGCAACAAGAATCACCAAATGATCAAGAATCACAATCACGAATCGAAAAATCTCTCGAGGAACAACTGGCTTCCCCGCTGAACAAGCAAGGCTCAATCTTCTCGCTCACGCTCGATGAAATCCAACTCAAGAGTGGCAAGAGCGTCGGGTCGATGAACATGGATGAATTCCTCGCAAACCTGTGGAACAATGTCGACGAGAACCAAGTCACCTCACAGCCACCtgataacaacaacaacaacaacaaccaagACAACGAACCAATAATGGGCAACAAATTAGTCGTCGAAACGGTCGAACCGGCCGCCACATTGACCCGACAGAACTCATTTTCCATCCCTATCCTTCTCTGCAAGAAAACCGTGGAGGAAGTATGGTCCGAAATCCAAAAGGACCAACAACCCCAACGCCGCTGCCATGTCGAGCCACCTCAGCGCCAGCCTACCTTCGGAGAGATCACTTTGGAGGAGTTTCTCGTCAAAGCCGGGGTTGTCCAGGAACCGGCCACCAAGCCTTGTCCTCAGTCACATTCGCCGCCAATTCATCGAAGTAACAAtgacagcaacaacaacaacaacacgTGTTTGGGTTCAGCATACGGCATGGGGCTGGGACCTAGTGCGTGCACTATGATGGCGTTGGGATTTTCTGCTACTCAGCCGAGCATGGGGAGCAACTTGTTGGTCAATGGTTATGCAGCTTACCCAATATACACTGCACCAACCGAACTTGTGGGACAGCTAGCTAGTACTGATAGCAACAATGGTGATGATAAAGAGAAGAGCCAGGGCATGATGTTAGAGGCTGTTGGTCCGAAGGGCAATAGGAAGAGGATCATAGATGGTCCTCATGAGGTGGTCGTCGAGCGAAGGCAGCGTAGAATGATCAAGAATCGGGAATCTGCTGCGCGATCCCGTGCTAGGAAACAG GCATACAcagtggagctggagctggagTTAACTCAGCTCAAAGCGGAGAATGATAAGCTGAAAGAAGCTGTG GAGCTTGAACGAAAGCGAGTACAAGAG TTGGTCATGTTCTGA